In the Arachis hypogaea cultivar Tifrunner chromosome 20, arahy.Tifrunner.gnm2.J5K5, whole genome shotgun sequence genome, TTAGCTATCTACGTGAAATATATAGGTTTTCGATGGATATGTCGAAAGACTGGATGGATACACCACGTCATGAGAAAGAATATCAAGTTGGTGTAGAAAGATTTTTACACTTTGCTTTCTCATCAAAGGGAGTTCCTCAAGGGGAAGAAATTCAATGCCCTTGTGCAAAGTGTTGTAATATATTCTGGTTAAAGAGAGATGACGTATACGATCATCTAATATGCCACGGTTTTGTAAAAGGTTATAAGCGGTGGTTTAATCATGGGGAATCACTTTTTGCTATGGATATTGACAGTGACATAGGCGGTGAATATAACTGCAATGATAACATTGATGAGTTGTTACGTGATAGATTTCGAGATAATACACAAGTTGACGGACAAAACATGGGGCCTAACGAATGTgcaaaagaattttataaattggTAGACGAGGCAAGCCAAGAACTATACCCCGGGTGTAAAGGATTCACAAGATTATCCTTTACCATTCGTCTTTACTTGTTAAAATGCTTGCATGGTTGGAGTAATGCGTCATTTACTTCTCTCTTGGAATTATTGAAAGAAGCAATGCCATATTTGAATATTCCTATTTCTTTTGATAAAACCAAGAATATGGTGAAGAACTTGGGTCTTGACTACCAAAAGATCGATGCATGTCGCAATGACTGCATGTTGTATCGGAACGGGTATGAGAATGACTCATCTTGTCATGTCTGTGGAACATCCCGTTATATTGagcatcatgaagaagaggatgaTGTTACCTCATCTAGAAAGCCTCGCAAAGTTGCTGCGAAAACTCTAAGGCATTTCCCTTTGATTCCCAGACTTCAACGGCTTTTTATGTGCACAAGAACTGTCGAAGCTATGTCTTGGCATCACAATGAGCGCGTTAAAGACGGGTCCTTAAGGCATCCTGCCGATGGTGAATCTTGGAAAGCATTTGACAATCGACATGAAGATTTTGCAAAGGAGCCTCGTAATGTGAGACTTGGGTTAGCAAGCGACGGATTCAATCCATTCCGAACTTTGAGCAGTACACACAGTACATGGCCTGTTGTTCTGATGGTGTATAATCTACCCCCTTGGATGAGCATGAAGCCTGATTATTTTATGCTTTCTTTACTTATTCCTGGACCACAATCACCGGGAAATGACATTGATGTCTATCTTCAACCGTTGattgaagaattaaaagaattatGGGAGTCAGGTGTCGAAACATATGATTCGAAAGAAAACAAAACATTCAACATGAGAGCGTGCCTTTTGTGGACAATTAATGACTTCCCTGCATATGCTATGTTATCTGGGTGGAGTACAAAGGGAAAATTGGCTTGTCCATGCTGTAATGATGAGATTTCTTCTATCTATCTGAAACATAGTCACAAGACTGTTTATATGGATCACCGAAGGTTTTTACCCATGAATCATCCATGGAGGCATAACAAAAGATCTTTCAATGGAAAAACTGAACTCAGGTCTCCACCACAGTTGTTAGAAGGTTCAGCTGTATTTGATATATTGCGAGAGGTGGATAATTCTTTTGGGAAGAAGCAAAAGAGATCAAAGAATGGCATATCAAATTGGAAAAAACGGTCAATCTTTTTTGAGTTACCATATTGGAAGTCCAACATGTTTAGACACAACCTTGAtgtcatgcacatagagaagaatatAGTTGATAGCATAATTGGAACTCTTTTAGATA is a window encoding:
- the LOC140183096 gene encoding uncharacterized protein, whose amino-acid sequence is MDMSKDWMDTPRHEKEYQVGVERFLHFAFSSKGVPQGEEIQCPCAKCCNIFWLKRDDVYDHLICHGFVKGYKRWFNHGESLFAMDIDSDIGGEYNCNDNIDELLRDRFRDNTQVDGQNMGPNECAKEFYKLVDEASQELYPGCKGFTRLSFTIRLYLLKCLHGWSNASFTSLLELLKEAMPYLNIPISFDKTKNMVKNLGLDYQKIDACRNDCMLYRNGYENDSSCHVCGTSRYIEHHEEEDDVTSSRKPRKVAAKTLRHFPLIPRLQRLFMCTRTVEAMSWHHNERVKDGSLRHPADGESWKAFDNRHEDFAKEPRNVRLGLASDGFNPFRTLSSTHSTWPVVLMVYNLPPWMSMKPDYFMLSLLIPGPQSPGNDIDVYLQPLIEELKELWESGVETYDSKENKTFNMRACLLWTINDFPAYAMLSGWSTKGKLACPCCNDEISSIYLKHSHKTVYMDHRRFLPMNHPWRHNKRSFNGKTELRSPPQLLEGSAVFDILREVDNSFGKKQKRSKNGISNWKKRSIFFELPYWKSNMFRHNLDVMHIEKNIVDSIIGTLLDIPGKTKDHAAARFDLKDMGIRKNLQPRDTGDGKKTKLAKACFSMTPAEKTIFCSVLKAAKLPDGSASNIARCVHETEKKISGYKTHDAHFMLHYLLQVPIKSILPDHVAIALVRLCSFFRRICQKVISLDEVVNLEAEIAETLCQLERIFPPSFFDIMVHLPIHLANEVRLGGPVQYRWMYPVERYMCTLKSYVRNRSRPEGSIAEGYLANECINFCSRYLHEDVRTRFNRNPRNNDECVSDEVRTPSLFPSKGCPLGGRMGDLFILDEKSEIQGHAYILNNCDKIEVYMREHEEAVNDNNPRRTKWEKAKDRSQQFSEWFKIRAMKKDVPDWAKGLARGPNQVAKRFSGYIINGYRFHTRHRDVRRKTQNSGVTLEALTPSFASVKDKNPIEAKVAYYGRIVDMFELDYYGQFKVVLFKCEWYTVAKDNFGLSYVYFNRKCYQEEPFVLASQVNQCFYVQDPYVRDKHYVMKTIPRDLFRVSDDLESDSPIIYAREPCEPEVIPSLPNDNGEIDLVRNDLRATIIDMDQNMFAKQYCEEDEESEYEYMDDFDSETS